One genomic segment of Novisyntrophococcus fermenticellae includes these proteins:
- the fba gene encoding class II fructose-1,6-bisphosphate aldolase has translation MLVSAKEMLQKAKAGHYAVGQFNINNLEWTKAVLLTAEELKSPVILGVSEGAGKYMTGFKTVSAMVKAMIGELNITVPVALHLDHGTYDGCYKCIEAGFSSIMFDGSHYPIEENVDKTKELVKVCAEKGISLEAEVGSIGGEEDGVIGAGECADPGECKMIADLGVDMLAAGIGNIHGKYPANWAGLSFETLDAIQKLTGEMPLVLHGGTGIPEDMIKKAIDLGVSKINVNTECQLTFAEATRKYIESGKDQQGKGYDPRKLLAPGTDAIKGTVKEKIELFGSAGKA, from the coding sequence ATGTTAGTATCAGCAAAAGAAATGTTACAAAAAGCAAAAGCAGGTCATTATGCAGTGGGGCAATTCAATATCAACAATCTGGAGTGGACAAAGGCGGTTCTGCTTACCGCGGAAGAGCTGAAATCTCCTGTAATTTTGGGAGTATCTGAAGGTGCGGGTAAATATATGACAGGCTTTAAAACTGTTTCTGCAATGGTAAAGGCCATGATTGGAGAACTGAACATTACGGTTCCGGTCGCTCTGCATCTGGACCATGGTACTTATGACGGATGCTATAAGTGTATTGAAGCCGGATTTTCATCCATTATGTTTGACGGTTCTCATTACCCGATTGAAGAAAATGTGGATAAGACCAAGGAACTGGTCAAAGTATGTGCAGAAAAGGGGATTTCTCTTGAAGCCGAAGTTGGTTCTATCGGAGGAGAAGAGGATGGAGTGATTGGTGCCGGAGAATGCGCTGACCCCGGGGAATGCAAGATGATTGCCGACCTTGGTGTGGACATGCTGGCAGCCGGAATCGGTAATATACATGGCAAGTATCCGGCTAATTGGGCTGGCTTAAGCTTTGAGACGCTGGATGCTATACAAAAACTTACAGGTGAGATGCCGTTGGTACTTCATGGAGGTACAGGTATTCCGGAAGACATGATTAAGAAAGCGATTGATCTGGGTGTGTCCAAGATTAATGTAAATACGGAGTGTCAGCTTACATTTGCAGAAGCAACGCGTAAGTATATTGAATCAGGAAAAGATCAGCAGGGAAAGGGGTACGATCCCCGTAAACTTCTTGCACCGGGCACAGACGCTATCAAAGGTACAGTTAAGGAAAAGATAGAACTCTTTGGATCTGCCGGAAAAGCATGA
- a CDS encoding diacylglycerol/lipid kinase family protein: MKKKKLLFIFNPRAGKGQIRSRLFRIIDTFVKAGYEVTVHPTQRPQDGYEKTRELASDVDVIVCGGGDGTLDEVVNGLMAAKSQIPLGYIPAGSTNDFASSVNISRNILQAAKDVVSGEPCSLDIGLFNHMNFVYIAAFGLFTDVSYETDQNLKNILGHLAYLLEGTKRIFNVPSHILKVYANDVVMEAEYIYGMITNARSVGGFKNLVGPDVELDDGLFEVTLIRKPKNPIELNEIVTSLMSAEDKTEMIDNFKTNCIRIESEERIAWTLDGEFGGEHNQVEIENKRHALNLIVNQNK, translated from the coding sequence ATGAAGAAAAAAAAGCTGCTGTTCATATTTAATCCAAGGGCTGGAAAAGGACAGATTCGTTCCAGATTATTCAGGATTATCGATACGTTTGTGAAAGCCGGATATGAAGTTACGGTCCACCCTACACAGCGGCCTCAGGATGGATATGAAAAAACGAGGGAACTGGCATCTGACGTAGATGTAATCGTATGCGGGGGCGGAGACGGAACCCTGGATGAAGTGGTGAACGGTTTGATGGCTGCCAAAAGTCAGATACCGCTGGGATACATACCGGCAGGGAGTACGAATGACTTTGCCAGCAGCGTGAATATATCCAGGAATATATTACAGGCGGCCAAAGATGTCGTATCAGGAGAACCCTGTTCTTTGGATATTGGTCTGTTCAATCATATGAATTTTGTCTATATCGCTGCATTTGGGCTTTTTACGGATGTTTCTTATGAGACAGATCAGAACCTGAAGAATATACTTGGACATCTGGCTTATCTGCTGGAAGGAACAAAACGCATTTTCAATGTTCCGTCCCACATTCTGAAGGTGTATGCCAACGATGTAGTCATGGAAGCAGAGTATATATACGGAATGATTACAAACGCCCGTTCCGTGGGAGGGTTTAAAAACCTTGTGGGACCTGATGTGGAACTGGATGACGGGTTATTTGAAGTAACGTTGATCCGCAAGCCGAAAAATCCGATAGAATTAAACGAGATTGTAACATCTTTGATGAGTGCGGAAGATAAAACAGAGATGATTGATAATTTTAAGACGAATTGCATACGGATAGAGTCCGAAGAAAGAATTGCGTGGACGCTGGATGGAGAATTTGGAGGGGAGCACAATCAGGTCGAAATTGAAAATAAAAGACATGCACTTAATCTGATTGTAAATCAGAATAAATAA
- a CDS encoding bL17 family ribosomal protein has translation MAKYRKLGRTSDQRKALLRNQVTNLLYHGKIRTTETKAKEIRKIAEGLIALAVREKDNYETVTVTAKVPKKDSDGKRVKEVVDGKKVTVYDEVQKEIKKDAPSRLHARRQMMKVFYPVTEVPKENKGKKKNTKEVDLAAKMFDEIAPKYANRNGGYTRIVKIGQRKGDAAMEVLIELV, from the coding sequence ATGGCAAAGTATAGAAAACTCGGCAGAACATCTGATCAGAGAAAAGCGTTACTCAGAAATCAGGTAACAAATCTGTTATATCATGGAAAAATCCGTACAACAGAAACCAAGGCAAAAGAAATCCGTAAAATTGCGGAAGGTTTGATTGCTTTAGCAGTACGTGAAAAGGATAACTATGAGACTGTAACCGTAACTGCAAAGGTTCCAAAAAAGGATTCCGACGGCAAAAGAGTAAAAGAAGTAGTCGACGGCAAGAAGGTTACCGTATATGATGAAGTACAGAAGGAAATCAAAAAAGACGCACCTTCCAGACTTCATGCACGGCGTCAGATGATGAAGGTGTTCTATCCTGTAACGGAAGTTCCGAAGGAGAACAAAGGGAAGAAAAAGAATACAAAAGAGGTAGATCTGGCTGCTAAGATGTTTGACGAAATTGCACCTAAGTATGCGAACCGTAACGGTGGATACACACGTATTGTAAAAATCGGACAGCGTAAGGGTGATGCTGCCATGGAAGTCCTGATTGAATTAGTATAA
- a CDS encoding DNA-directed RNA polymerase subunit alpha: MFDFNKPKIEITEISEDKKYGRFVVEPLERGYGTTLGNSLRRIMLSSLPGAAVSQVKIEGVLHEFSSIPGVKEDVTEIIMNLKSLAIKNTSETNEAKVAYIEFEGEGVVKASDIQVDQDIEIMNPDQVIAHLNGGSDSKLYMELTITRGRGYVSADKGKTDDMPIGVIAVDAIYTPVERVNLTVENTRVGQITDFDKLTLDVYTRGTLDPDEAVSLAAKVLSEHLKLFIDLSENAKTAEVMIEKEDNEKEKVLEMNIDELELSVRSYNCLKRAGINTVEELCNKTSEDMMKVRNLGRKSLEEVLAKLKELGLQLSPGDEQ; the protein is encoded by the coding sequence GTGTTTGATTTTAACAAACCGAAAATTGAGATTACAGAGATTTCTGAAGACAAAAAGTACGGCAGATTTGTAGTAGAACCACTGGAAAGAGGTTACGGGACAACACTGGGTAATTCACTGAGAAGAATTATGCTTTCGTCTCTGCCGGGCGCTGCAGTGAGCCAGGTAAAAATCGAAGGCGTGCTACATGAATTCAGCTCTATTCCAGGGGTGAAGGAAGATGTTACAGAGATTATCATGAATCTGAAGAGCCTCGCTATTAAAAACACAAGTGAGACGAACGAAGCCAAAGTCGCATATATAGAATTTGAGGGCGAAGGCGTAGTGAAAGCATCTGATATTCAGGTGGATCAGGATATTGAAATCATGAACCCCGATCAGGTAATTGCTCACCTTAATGGCGGATCTGACAGCAAGCTCTACATGGAACTTACGATTACCCGAGGCAGAGGATATGTAAGCGCAGATAAAGGCAAAACAGATGACATGCCGATTGGTGTGATTGCAGTAGATGCCATCTATACACCGGTAGAGCGTGTGAATCTTACTGTAGAAAACACCCGTGTAGGTCAGATTACTGATTTTGATAAGCTGACTTTGGATGTCTATACCAGAGGTACCCTTGATCCGGATGAGGCAGTCAGTCTTGCGGCTAAAGTTTTAAGTGAGCATCTGAAGCTGTTTATTGATCTTTCTGAGAACGCAAAGACAGCGGAAGTTATGATAGAAAAAGAGGACAATGAAAAAGAAAAGGTTCTGGAGATGAATATCGATGAACTGGAGTTGTCCGTACGTTCTTATAATTGCTTAAAACGTGCCGGTATTAATACGGTAGAAGAGCTTTGCAATAAGACTTCTGAAGATATGATGAAGGTCCGTAATCTCGGGCGTAAATCTTTGGAAGAAGTCCTGGCAAAACTAAAAGAACTGGGTCTTCAGCTGAGCCCCGGTGATGAGCAGTAA
- the rpsD gene encoding 30S ribosomal protein S4 → MAVDRVPVLKRCRSLGLDPVYLGIDKKSTRQLRRTNRKMSEYGLQLREKQKAKFIYGVLEKPFRNYYKKADKMTGQTGANLMTLLELRLDNVIFRMGLARTRREARQIVDHKHVLVNGKQVNIPSYQVKAGDVVEIRESKKNSQRYKDILDATGGRLFPEWLDVNQEALQGTVKEVPSREVIDVPVDEMLIVELYSK, encoded by the coding sequence ATGGCAGTAGATAGAGTTCCGGTTCTGAAAAGATGCAGATCTTTAGGGTTGGACCCGGTGTATTTAGGAATTGATAAAAAATCCACACGTCAGTTAAGACGTACGAACAGAAAGATGTCCGAGTATGGACTTCAGTTAAGAGAGAAACAGAAAGCAAAATTCATTTACGGAGTATTGGAAAAACCTTTCCGTAATTACTATAAGAAAGCCGATAAGATGACAGGCCAGACAGGCGCAAACCTGATGACACTTCTGGAACTGCGTCTGGACAATGTTATTTTCCGCATGGGTCTTGCAAGAACAAGAAGAGAAGCAAGGCAGATTGTTGATCACAAGCATGTACTGGTAAATGGCAAGCAGGTGAATATCCCTTCTTATCAGGTAAAGGCAGGCGATGTTGTTGAAATCAGAGAAAGCAAGAAGAACTCTCAGAGATATAAGGACATCCTGGATGCGACAGGCGGACGTCTGTTTCCTGAATGGCTGGATGTAAATCAGGAGGCTCTTCAGGGAACCGTGAAAGAAGTACCTTCCCGTGAAGTAATTGATGTTCCTGTGGATGAGATGCTTATCGTCGAGTTGTACTCTAAGTAA
- the rpsK gene encoding 30S ribosomal protein S11, protein MAKVTKKTTRRRVKKNVERGQAHIQSSFNNTIVTLTDTAGNALSWASAGGLGFRGSRKSTPYAAQMAAETATKAALVHGLKTVDVFVKGPGSGREAAIRALQACGLEVTSIRDVTPVPHNGCRPPKRRRV, encoded by the coding sequence ATGGCTAAAGTGACAAAGAAAACGACAAGACGTCGTGTCAAGAAAAACGTTGAACGTGGACAGGCACATATCCAGTCATCTTTCAATAATACGATTGTAACTTTGACAGATACTGCTGGAAACGCTCTTTCATGGGCAAGTGCTGGTGGTCTTGGATTTAGAGGTTCAAGGAAATCTACTCCTTATGCAGCTCAGATGGCAGCAGAAACTGCAACCAAAGCAGCATTGGTACATGGTTTGAAAACAGTTGATGTATTTGTGAAAGGTCCCGGATCAGGAAGAGAGGCTGCCATTCGTGCATTGCAGGCATGCGGCCTGGAAGTAACCAGTATTCGCGACGTAACACCAGTACCACACAATGGTTGCCGCCCACCAAAACGAAGAAGAGTCTAA
- the rpsM gene encoding 30S ribosomal protein S13 yields MARIAGVDLPRDKRVEIGLTYIYGIGRASADRILKESGVNPDIRCRDLTDDDVKKISAVIDETQMVEGDLRREIAMNIKRLQEIGCYRGIRHRKGLPVRGQKTKTNARTRKGPKRTVANKKK; encoded by the coding sequence ATGGCTCGTATAGCTGGTGTAGATTTACCAAGAGACAAACGCGTAGAGATTGGTCTTACCTATATCTACGGAATTGGCAGAGCAAGTGCCGACAGAATTTTAAAGGAATCCGGAGTTAATCCTGATATCCGCTGCAGAGACTTAACAGATGATGATGTTAAGAAAATCAGTGCGGTAATCGATGAGACGCAGATGGTGGAAGGTGATTTACGTAGAGAAATCGCTATGAATATCAAACGTCTTCAGGAAATCGGGTGCTATCGTGGAATCCGCCACAGAAAAGGACTTCCTGTTCGCGGACAGAAGACTAAGACAAACGCCAGAACTCGTAAGGGTCCGAAGAGAACTGTTGCTAACAAGAAGAAATAA
- the rpmJ gene encoding 50S ribosomal protein L36 — protein MKVRSSVKPICEKCKVIKRKGSVRIICENPKHKQRQG, from the coding sequence ATGAAGGTAAGATCTTCTGTAAAACCGATTTGCGAAAAGTGCAAAGTTATCAAGAGAAAAGGCAGTGTCAGGATCATTTGTGAGAATCCAAAACACAAACAGCGTCAAGGATGA
- a CDS encoding peptide ABC transporter substrate-binding protein produces the protein MKKRFVAALLTSVIVLGSLAGCGSGSGSSSESKSDTAEGSTSESSTSAAEEHGPSSEAAPAWEEYNTLISDIKKETDLAKREDLMHQAEDILMDTWAVVPLYYYNDVYMQKTDVTDIYTNLFGFKYFTSAKAPGNKLSVQLASEPAKLDPALNSTVDGGCLAILAFAGLYTYDADGKLVPDLAESYEMSDDGLTYTFTLKSDLKWSDGDTLDANDVVYSWNRLADPNTGADYSYLADGIAKKDDGTLDITASEDGKTFTVKLIAPCAYFLDLCAFPAFFPVPQQSIEAAPDAATNPGAWCVDAGFVSSGPFVSTEWKHDESMTYKKNPNYYAADKVSLDEISFMLSSDDTAVLNAFKDNSLQFIDTIPTDEMANVKKLDEFHKVPTLGTYYSGFNVNSELFKGKTVQQAKDIRHALSLLIDRQYIVDSIAQAEQEVANTFVPTGMTDGNGGEFRVNDDAYTYPDKENVGYYDPKAVDVEKAIELLKGAGYKFDDSGMLSSETPISMTYLTNDSQGNVKIGEAIQQDFAAIGITLDVETREWSVFLEERKQGKFDFCREGWLADYNDPINMLEMWETESGNNDMQFGR, from the coding sequence ATGAAAAAGCGTTTCGTAGCAGCGCTGCTGACATCTGTGATAGTACTCGGTTCTTTGGCCGGATGTGGATCCGGATCAGGAAGCAGTTCAGAATCAAAGAGCGATACAGCAGAAGGCAGTACATCTGAAAGTAGTACATCTGCAGCAGAGGAGCATGGCCCATCCAGTGAGGCCGCACCAGCCTGGGAGGAGTACAATACACTGATTTCCGATATTAAGAAAGAGACAGATCTTGCAAAGCGTGAAGATCTGATGCATCAGGCAGAAGATATACTAATGGATACCTGGGCAGTTGTTCCCCTGTATTATTACAATGATGTGTATATGCAGAAAACAGATGTAACCGATATTTATACAAACTTATTTGGATTTAAGTATTTTACATCCGCAAAGGCTCCGGGCAATAAATTGTCCGTTCAGCTTGCTTCAGAACCGGCAAAACTGGATCCGGCCTTAAACTCAACCGTAGATGGCGGCTGCCTCGCAATACTTGCATTTGCCGGATTGTATACTTATGATGCGGATGGAAAGCTTGTTCCCGATCTGGCAGAAAGCTATGAGATGAGCGATGACGGACTTACTTATACATTTACACTGAAAAGCGATCTGAAGTGGTCCGATGGTGATACACTGGACGCTAATGACGTGGTGTACAGCTGGAATCGTCTGGCGGATCCGAATACAGGTGCTGATTATTCTTATCTGGCTGATGGAATTGCAAAAAAGGATGATGGTACGCTTGACATTACAGCCTCCGAAGACGGCAAGACCTTTACAGTAAAGCTGATCGCACCCTGTGCATACTTTCTTGATTTGTGCGCATTCCCGGCTTTCTTCCCCGTTCCTCAGCAGAGTATTGAAGCTGCACCGGACGCTGCAACAAACCCGGGTGCATGGTGTGTGGATGCCGGATTTGTAAGCTCTGGCCCGTTTGTAAGCACAGAGTGGAAACACGATGAATCCATGACTTATAAAAAGAATCCGAACTATTACGCAGCAGATAAAGTTTCACTGGATGAAATCAGCTTTATGCTGAGTTCTGATGATACGGCTGTATTAAATGCCTTTAAGGATAATTCCCTTCAGTTTATCGATACAATCCCGACCGATGAGATGGCCAATGTGAAGAAATTAGATGAATTTCACAAGGTGCCGACTTTGGGAACATACTACAGTGGATTTAATGTAAACAGTGAGCTTTTTAAAGGGAAAACTGTACAGCAGGCAAAGGATATAAGACATGCACTTTCCCTGCTGATCGACCGTCAATATATTGTAGACAGTATTGCACAGGCAGAGCAGGAAGTAGCGAATACTTTTGTTCCGACCGGTATGACAGATGGCAACGGCGGAGAGTTCCGTGTAAATGATGATGCTTATACCTATCCGGATAAAGAGAACGTTGGATACTATGATCCGAAGGCAGTAGATGTTGAGAAGGCAATCGAATTGCTGAAAGGTGCCGGCTACAAATTTGATGACAGCGGAATGCTTTCATCTGAGACTCCAATCTCAATGACATACCTGACCAACGATTCCCAGGGAAATGTTAAGATTGGCGAAGCAATTCAGCAGGACTTTGCAGCAATCGGAATTACACTTGATGTGGAGACACGCGAATGGTCCGTGTTCCTGGAAGAAAGAAAACAAGGAAAGTTTGATTTCTGCCGGGAGGGATGGCTCGCAGATTATAACGATCCGATTAACATGCTTGAGATGTGGGAGACAGAATCCGGCAACAACGATATGCAGTTCGGAAGATAA
- a CDS encoding ABC transporter ATP-binding protein, with product MNKKYVPDKDNLIEVNHLKQYFPIKVGVGKTIPLKAVDGVSFAIKPGETLGLVGESGCGKTTVGRSLLRLYTPTGGDVFFDGRRVDAKSIDSMRKDMQMVFQDPYSSLNPRMTVEDIIGEPLDVHNLYNSKGERRDKILSLMELVGLNAEHATRYAHEFSGGQRQRIGIARALATNPRFIVCDEAVSALDVSIQAQVINMFEELQAKLGVAYLFIAHDLLVVHHISDRIAVMYLGRIVEIADSNELNDHPLHPYTQSLLSAVPYPDPKKAKEKHRIVLEGDVPSPLHMPTGCAFRTRCKYATEQCAKECPQLTDRGDGHRVACWNK from the coding sequence ATGAATAAAAAATATGTACCTGATAAAGATAATCTGATTGAAGTTAATCACTTAAAGCAGTATTTTCCAATTAAGGTCGGAGTTGGGAAAACGATACCGCTTAAGGCAGTGGATGGGGTTTCGTTTGCAATAAAGCCCGGTGAGACACTGGGACTTGTAGGCGAATCGGGATGCGGGAAGACGACCGTTGGACGTTCCCTGCTGAGACTCTATACACCCACAGGGGGAGATGTGTTTTTTGATGGAAGGCGGGTGGATGCAAAAAGCATCGACTCCATGCGCAAGGATATGCAGATGGTGTTTCAGGATCCCTATTCTTCTTTAAATCCCCGTATGACGGTGGAGGATATCATAGGAGAACCTCTGGATGTACATAACTTGTACAATTCTAAAGGGGAGCGCAGGGATAAAATCTTAAGTCTGATGGAACTGGTTGGCCTGAATGCAGAGCATGCCACCCGTTACGCACATGAGTTTTCCGGCGGACAGCGGCAGCGTATCGGTATCGCCAGGGCATTGGCCACAAACCCAAGATTTATTGTCTGTGATGAGGCGGTCAGCGCGCTGGATGTCTCCATACAGGCGCAGGTAATCAATATGTTTGAAGAGCTGCAGGCAAAACTGGGCGTTGCGTATCTGTTCATTGCACACGACCTTTTGGTGGTACACCATATCTCGGACCGGATTGCAGTCATGTATCTGGGCAGAATTGTGGAAATTGCAGACTCTAATGAATTGAATGATCATCCGCTTCATCCCTATACACAGTCACTTTTGAGTGCTGTCCCTTATCCCGATCCGAAGAAGGCAAAAGAAAAGCATCGGATTGTTCTGGAAGGGGATGTTCCCAGCCCACTGCATATGCCCACAGGCTGTGCGTTCCGCACCCGTTGTAAATATGCAACCGAGCAGTGTGCGAAGGAGTGTCCGCAGCTCACTGACCGGGGGGATGGACACCGGGTTGCCTGCTGGAATAAGTAA